Proteins from a genomic interval of Antedon mediterranea chromosome 5, ecAntMedi1.1, whole genome shotgun sequence:
- the LOC140048861 gene encoding uncharacterized protein, whose product MNTFWLIVVSNCLLFVARGLPVPTGETLAADEYETLAIVEGQGDELEIEHNEQVVTMTEVEEMVTVVLEVEDSTNAPMESSSEEEVEEIDTKEGTAAITSTESSSEESEEIETKEGTAAITSTESSSEESEEIETKDATAATIAATESSSESSSSEESSEEVDTEDVTATIASPESSSESSSEEEQEDATQDKMIRPRTSLLLSTSDSEETKPETATQLEEEEIDQVSTTEETEEIEISSTDATTMVEEIEERIVDEVVDQVKEAVEAAVEEALEGMVEEIVEEVVEEVIEEVVEETEEEIAEEEIAEEDVVEVIIELSTDLPTETIHPEDDKQAEDTDVHEGGNNGGKVKV is encoded by the coding sequence ATGAATACATTTTGGTTAATAGTCGTCAGCAATTGCCTGTTGTTTGTGGCAAGAGGCTTACCTGTACCAACTGGTGAAACATTAGCTGCAGACGAATATGAAACGCTAGCAATAGTGGAAGGACAAGGCGACGAGCTTGAAATCGAACACAATGAACAAGTAGTGACAATGACTGAAGTGGAAGAAATGGTCACCGTGGTCCTAGAGGTAGAAGACTCAACAAATGCACCAATGGAATCAAGCTCAGAGGAAGAGGTAGAGGAGATTGACACAAAGGAAGGTACAGCAGCAATCACATCAACAGAATCTAGCTCAGAAGAGTCAGAGGAGATTGAAACAAAGGAAGGTACAGCAGCAATCACATCAACAGAGTCTAGCTCAGAAGAGTCAGAGGAGATTGAAACAAAGGATGCTACAGCAGCTACAATTGCAGCAACAGAATCTAGCTCAGAATCATCATCATCGGAAGAGTCGTCGGAAGAAGTTGACACAGAAGATGTGACAGCTACAATTGCATCACCAGAATCTAGCTCAGAGTCATCATCTGAAGAAGAGCAGGAAGATGCCACACAAGACAAAATGATTCGCCCTCGCACATCTTTGCTGTTAAGTACATCAGACAGTGAAGAAACAAAACCAGAAACAGCTACACAATTAGAAGAGGAAGAGATTGATCAGGTATCCACTACAGAAGAAACTGAAGAAATTGAAATCTCAAGCACTGATGCCACGACAATGGTAGAAGAGATCGAGGAAAGAATCGTTGATGAGGTCGTTGACCAAGTAAAAGAAGCTGTTGAAGCGGCAGTGGAGGAAGCTCTGGAAGGAATGGTTGAAGAAATTGTTGAAGAAGTCGTTGAAGAGGTCATCGAGGAGGTAGTGGAAGAAACAGAGGAAGAGATAGCAGAGGAAGAGATAGCTGAAGAAGATGTGGTTGAAGTGATCATTGAGCTTTCAACAGATTTGCCAACAGAGACCATTCATCCTGAAGATGACAAACAAGCAGAGGATACGGATGTCCATGAGGGCGGTAACAATGGTGGAAAGGTCAAAGTTTAA